From Lolium perenne isolate Kyuss_39 chromosome 5, Kyuss_2.0, whole genome shotgun sequence, a single genomic window includes:
- the LOC127303204 gene encoding F-box protein At3g07870-like has product MAMDEEYPSRCYNIPTDVLAEILRRLMPNSRRRCRLVCRQWRHTVDECTSTNLRSRAKTLLVSISSLYTLDDKWGVRPLMAGTTDSRREVMDVIGTCNGLICFCDDSMPGGAISLANPATGETLDLPPLPCADSFMRGRSRWHTAYGFAHHQGTGQYKVVRIPCCIDTQFDTVQVLTLGETSWRDVVATPAVGCAGTRCLRSAGIIGVDGAVYWVADGTERIMSFDLEAERVSVVKPLPTRPGSTFYLVEIYGRLGAAIFHGSTKLEEEKTDVWVLKSARGEQRWRKWYCVGVETRVQPPQQLTLPHFAHGNHVLTRGYRDGIDKLYKHQPKGTQKGSRMLHITDSNTDETQAIDGYIHQAFAYVDTKEPLNIYKLW; this is encoded by the coding sequence ATGGCCATGGACGAGGAGTATCCCAGCCGCTGCTACAACATCCCCACAGACGTCCTCGCGGAGATCCTGCGGCGGCTCATGCCAAACTCCCGCCGCCGATGCCGCCTCGTCTGCCGGCAGTGGCGTCACACCGTCGACGAGTGCACGTCGACGAACCTGCGGAGCCGCGCCAAGACCCTCCTCGTCTCCATAAGCTCCTTGTACACCTTGGACGACAAGTGGGGAGTGAGGCCGCTGATGGCCGGCACGACGGACAGCCGCCGAGAAGTGATGGATGTGATCGGCACGTGCAACGGCCTGATCTGCTTCTGCGACGACAGCATGCCCGGCGGCGCCATCTCGCTGGCCAACCCGGCAACCGGGGAGACGCTCGACCTCCCGCCGCTGCCATGCGCCGATAGCTTTATGCGCGGCCGATCCCGGTGGCACACCGCGTACGGCTTCGCGCACCACCAGGGCACGGGGCAGTACAAGGTGGTGCGCATCCCGTGCTGCATCGACACGCAGTTCGACACGGTGCAGGTGCTGACGCTCGGGGAGACGTCCTGGCGGGACGTTGTGGCGACACCGGCGGTGGGTTGCGCGGGCACGAGGTGCCTCCGTAGTGCCGGCATCATCGGTGTCGACGGTGCGGTGTACTGGGTCGCCGACGGCACCGAGAGGATCATGTCGTTCGACCTAGAGGCGGAGCGTGTCAGCGTCGTGAAGCCGCTGCCGACCAGGCCCGGGAGCACATTTTACCTGGTGGAGATCTACGGGAGGCTGGGGGCTGCCATCTTCCATGGCTCGACAAAGCTCGAGGAGGAGAAGACGGACGTGTGGGTTCTGAAGAGCGCGAGGGGGGAGCAGAGGTGGAGGAAGTGGTACTGCGTGGGCGTGGAGACGAGGGTGCAGCCGCCGCAGCAGCTCACGCTGCCGCACTTCGCGCACGGCAACCACGTGCTCACGCGCGGGTACCGGGACGGGATCGATAAGCTGTACAAGCACCAGCCCAAGGGCACGCAAAAGGGATCGCGCATGCTTCACATCACCGACAGTAACACCGATGAAACGCAAGCCATAGACGGTTATATCCACCAAGCATTCGCCTATGTAGACACCAAGGAACCGTTGAATATTTATAAGCTTTGGTGA